One Defluviimonas sp. SAOS-178_SWC DNA window includes the following coding sequences:
- a CDS encoding sugar transporter: MPGTRLTNIRPVAVPARMHRRHWGLLLGLGLGVLLPLALVVAYLFLIAEDQYSSTVGFTVRREEGADAAAGLMGGLASFVGTSSSSEADILYEFIQSQEIVEAVNARIDLRAMYSAHWPGDPIFALNPSDSIEDLLSYWRRMVRISYDQSTRLIELRVLAFTPEDARTIGNEILIESQKKINDLNTAAREDVMRYANADLEVALTRLKASREAMTNFRTRTQIVDPESDIQGRMGVLNNLQQQLAQALIEYDLLAVQTENAKDPRIAPAQRRIEVIRERIAAERQIFATASSEVGELGEEYPKLIAEYESLSVDREYAERSYTIALAAVDVARAEASRQSLYLAPFIRPTLPETSEYPQRFVLSGLAALFLFLAWAIVTLVYYSVRDRR, encoded by the coding sequence TTGCCGGGGACGCGCCTTACGAACATCCGCCCGGTCGCCGTTCCTGCGCGGATGCACCGCCGTCATTGGGGCCTGCTTCTTGGCCTGGGGCTCGGTGTATTGCTGCCGCTGGCACTGGTGGTTGCTTACCTCTTCCTCATTGCCGAGGATCAATATTCCTCAACCGTCGGCTTCACCGTTCGTCGCGAGGAGGGGGCGGATGCAGCCGCGGGCCTCATGGGCGGCCTGGCGAGTTTCGTAGGCACAAGCAGTTCATCAGAAGCCGACATTCTGTACGAGTTCATCCAGAGCCAGGAGATTGTCGAAGCGGTCAATGCGCGCATCGACTTGCGAGCCATGTACTCCGCCCATTGGCCCGGCGATCCCATCTTCGCCCTGAACCCGTCGGACAGCATAGAGGACCTTCTTTCGTATTGGCGGCGGATGGTTCGCATATCGTACGATCAAAGCACACGGCTCATCGAACTGCGGGTTCTCGCCTTCACGCCTGAGGACGCGCGAACGATTGGGAATGAAATCCTCATCGAGAGCCAGAAAAAAATCAACGATCTCAATACGGCTGCCCGCGAAGATGTAATGCGCTATGCCAACGCGGATCTTGAAGTCGCACTCACTCGGCTGAAGGCTTCGCGAGAAGCGATGACCAACTTTCGAACAAGAACCCAGATCGTCGATCCGGAGAGCGACATCCAGGGCCGTATGGGGGTTCTCAACAACCTCCAACAACAGCTCGCGCAAGCGCTCATCGAATACGATCTTCTTGCAGTTCAAACGGAAAATGCCAAAGATCCGAGAATTGCGCCGGCACAACGACGGATCGAGGTCATCCGGGAGCGCATTGCGGCTGAACGCCAGATATTCGCCACGGCTTCCAGCGAAGTCGGTGAACTCGGTGAGGAGTATCCGAAGCTTATCGCCGAGTATGAAAGTCTGAGCGTTGATCGCGAGTACGCCGAACGCAGTTACACGATAGCGCTTGCTGCAGTCGACGTAGCCAGGGCGGAAGCGTCCCGTCAGAGCCTCTATCTGGCGCCGTTCATCCGCCCCACCTTGCCGGAAACGTCCGAATACCCGCAGCGCTTTGTTCTCTCTGGCCTCGCCGCGTTGTTCCTTTTCCTGGCCTGGGCGATCGTGACGCTGGTTTACTATTCGGTGCGGGATCGCCGTTGA
- a CDS encoding ABC transporter ATP-binding protein yields the protein MIRFENLCKTYRVRDSRKVVIDNLSLTLPTGTALALLGRNGAGKSTLLQMIAGSIRPDSGRIVSDGTISWPVGFGGSFHRDLTGAQNVRFIARIYGVDTESLIAFVDDFAELGKHFHMPIRSYSSGMRSRLAFGASMGIRFDTYLVDEVTAVGDAAFRRKSKEVFKERMQQSGAILVSHEMAQIREFCDSGILLEGGRLRYYPDLEEAIAAHQAAMR from the coding sequence ATGATACGGTTCGAAAACCTTTGCAAAACTTATCGCGTAAGGGACAGCCGGAAAGTCGTGATCGACAATCTGTCTCTCACCTTGCCGACAGGAACGGCATTAGCCCTGCTTGGGCGTAACGGGGCGGGGAAATCGACGCTCCTGCAGATGATCGCTGGCTCGATACGGCCCGATAGCGGGCGCATCGTCTCCGACGGCACGATTTCCTGGCCCGTCGGCTTTGGCGGATCGTTCCATCGCGATCTGACGGGCGCGCAGAACGTTCGCTTCATCGCCCGTATCTACGGGGTCGATACTGAAAGCCTGATCGCGTTCGTCGACGATTTCGCCGAACTCGGGAAGCATTTTCACATGCCGATCCGCAGCTATTCCTCGGGAATGCGGTCGAGGCTGGCGTTCGGGGCGTCGATGGGGATCCGGTTCGACACCTATCTTGTCGATGAGGTGACCGCCGTTGGCGATGCCGCGTTTCGGCGCAAGAGCAAGGAGGTGTTCAAAGAACGCATGCAGCAGTCCGGCGCGATCCTGGTCAGCCACGAAATGGCGCAGATCCGTGAATTCTGCGATTCGGGCATATTGTTGGAGGGCGGGCGGTTGCGCTATTACCCCGATCTGGAAGAGGCGATCGCGGCGCATCAGGCGGCGATGCGCTGA
- the glf gene encoding UDP-galactopyranose mutase gives MHLLMVGAGLSGAVIGRYLAEAGHRVTIVESRSHVAGNCHTERDAETGVLVHVYGPHIFHTDDAEVWDYVNRYETFLPYKNRVKTTSGGAVYSLPVNLHTINQFYGKTMRPDEARAFIEDQADTSISDPQTFEEQALRFVGPDLYEAFFKGYTQKQWGCSPTELPASILKRLPVRFNYDDNYFFHKFQGMPENGYTAMIERILDHPAITVHLDTLFDRSDAAAYDHVFYSGPLDGWFGYELGYLGYRTLDFERFTCDGDYQGCAVMNYGEVSVPYTRITEHKHFAPWESHERSVCYREFSRACAPGDIPYYPIRMVAEKALLGDYVALAQATQGVTFVGRLGTYRYLDMDVTIREALDTARAFSERASQGARLPAFVTAPL, from the coding sequence ATGCATCTTCTCATGGTTGGCGCCGGCCTATCGGGTGCGGTGATCGGACGGTATTTGGCCGAGGCCGGACACCGCGTGACGATCGTCGAAAGCCGCAGCCATGTCGCAGGCAACTGCCATACCGAACGCGACGCCGAAACCGGCGTGCTGGTCCATGTCTACGGCCCGCACATCTTCCACACGGACGATGCCGAGGTTTGGGACTACGTCAACAGGTATGAGACGTTTCTGCCCTACAAGAACAGGGTCAAGACGACCTCGGGCGGGGCGGTCTATTCCCTGCCGGTGAACCTGCACACGATCAACCAGTTCTACGGCAAAACGATGCGCCCGGACGAGGCGCGCGCGTTCATCGAAGATCAGGCCGACACCTCGATTTCCGACCCGCAGACCTTCGAGGAGCAAGCCCTCCGCTTCGTCGGGCCGGACTTGTACGAAGCGTTTTTCAAAGGCTACACCCAGAAGCAGTGGGGCTGCTCTCCGACAGAGTTGCCGGCGTCGATCCTCAAGCGCCTGCCGGTGCGGTTCAACTATGACGACAATTACTTTTTTCACAAGTTCCAGGGCATGCCCGAGAATGGCTATACCGCGATGATCGAGCGCATCCTCGACCATCCGGCCATCACGGTGCATCTCGACACTCTGTTCGACCGATCCGACGCTGCTGCTTACGATCACGTCTTCTATTCCGGCCCGCTCGACGGATGGTTCGGCTATGAGCTTGGCTATCTCGGATATCGCACGCTCGATTTCGAGCGCTTCACCTGCGATGGCGACTATCAGGGCTGTGCGGTGATGAACTACGGCGAGGTGTCCGTGCCCTATACCCGCATCACCGAACACAAGCATTTCGCGCCGTGGGAAAGCCACGAGCGTTCCGTCTGCTATCGCGAATTCTCGAGGGCCTGCGCGCCGGGCGATATCCCTTATTACCCGATCCGGATGGTTGCGGAGAAAGCGCTTCTTGGCGATTACGTGGCGCTGGCTCAGGCGACACAAGGTGTCACCTTTGTCGGCCGGCTTGGCACCTACCGTTATCTCGATATGGATGTGACGATCCGCGAAGCGCTCGATACTGCGCGCGCTTTTTCCGAGCGCGCATCGCAAGGCGCCCGGCTGCCGGCGTTCGTGACCGCGCCGCTCTAG
- a CDS encoding glycosyltransferase yields the protein MQDYVRSEIAEVFKIYSVLFPGKRIRLLLREGKDPAIGTAVRMSANMHFDPADHADGFLGCVERQPDASSAGAYPETVAVRVTIPRRPTHGEATQTEPDWSPRGRVLRMIYALSPKRYEQLRYFTERVQERRSRRHLWSPLQRQIGSQTVRALERDGVLGADSNAVTPSEAAPAILVGVHWLEVGGAEALAFDTIHWALAAGLRVFVVASTPAQHRLRDRLPDEVTFLRLDRYLPHGDWPAFLERFLPQENVRLIHIHHCTPLYGALAHIRVVAPWVKVIDSTHIIEYADGGYARVSGVWTNFIDVHHAISRQLQQMYVGRFNVPVGKVRLGRMLRRQGDGTEVAAPPPARMQAGRDSLAVTFVGRLYYQKRPVLAVLMMKALAGWARKRNVKLAVNMVGDGPFAAACDRLVRRYKLHDIVRRFPANADVPALLGQSDLLLLPSSNEGLALVCYEAVEHGAIPVSSDVGGQAEIVPPDLLLPREPAKALRRLIEIVDRLWSDQDFLARQVETLHRAYSALASDPASEDVLMPIYRAAAAEAARTEDRPQAAPKRSNG from the coding sequence TTGCAGGACTACGTGCGGTCCGAGATTGCAGAGGTTTTCAAGATCTATTCGGTGCTGTTTCCCGGAAAACGGATCAGGCTGCTGCTCCGTGAGGGAAAAGACCCGGCCATCGGCACTGCCGTGCGTATGAGCGCCAACATGCACTTCGATCCGGCCGATCATGCCGACGGGTTTCTCGGATGCGTCGAACGGCAACCTGACGCCTCCAGTGCAGGGGCCTATCCCGAAACCGTCGCGGTTCGTGTGACGATTCCGCGACGTCCGACACACGGCGAAGCCACCCAAACCGAACCGGATTGGTCGCCTCGCGGTCGGGTTTTGCGGATGATCTACGCCCTGTCTCCGAAACGATATGAACAACTGCGTTATTTCACCGAAAGGGTGCAAGAGCGGCGCAGCCGTCGCCATCTCTGGTCGCCCCTGCAACGACAGATCGGCTCTCAGACGGTTCGGGCGTTGGAGCGTGACGGCGTTTTGGGCGCAGACAGCAATGCAGTGACCCCTTCCGAGGCCGCTCCTGCAATCCTCGTAGGCGTTCACTGGCTCGAGGTCGGGGGGGCGGAGGCGCTTGCCTTCGATACGATTCATTGGGCTCTCGCGGCCGGGCTTCGAGTTTTTGTCGTCGCCTCCACGCCGGCCCAGCACCGGCTCAGGGACCGGCTTCCGGACGAGGTCACCTTTCTGCGCTTGGACCGGTATCTGCCCCACGGGGACTGGCCGGCTTTCCTGGAACGGTTCCTGCCGCAGGAAAATGTGCGGTTGATTCATATCCACCACTGCACGCCGCTTTACGGAGCACTGGCACACATTCGCGTCGTCGCGCCCTGGGTGAAGGTCATCGATTCGACCCACATAATCGAGTATGCGGATGGGGGCTACGCTCGGGTTTCAGGCGTATGGACGAACTTCATCGATGTCCATCACGCCATCAGCCGCCAGCTTCAACAAATGTATGTCGGGCGTTTCAACGTTCCCGTGGGCAAGGTCAGACTCGGGCGCATGCTGCGTCGGCAGGGGGACGGTACCGAAGTCGCCGCGCCTCCGCCCGCCAGGATGCAAGCGGGCAGGGACAGCCTCGCCGTGACATTCGTCGGCCGGCTCTACTATCAGAAGCGGCCGGTTCTCGCGGTGCTCATGATGAAGGCGCTTGCCGGCTGGGCGCGAAAGAGGAACGTGAAACTGGCTGTCAACATGGTCGGCGATGGGCCGTTCGCGGCTGCCTGCGACCGTCTGGTCCGTCGCTACAAGCTTCACGACATTGTCCGCCGGTTCCCCGCCAATGCCGATGTTCCGGCGCTTCTCGGTCAATCGGATCTTCTTCTTCTGCCGTCCTCGAACGAAGGGCTCGCGCTCGTCTGTTACGAAGCGGTCGAACACGGTGCGATTCCCGTCAGCAGCGACGTTGGCGGGCAGGCTGAGATCGTCCCGCCGGACCTTCTGCTGCCGCGCGAACCGGCGAAAGCGCTGCGCAGGCTTATCGAAATCGTGGATCGGCTGTGGAGCGATCAGGACTTCCTCGCGCGTCAGGTCGAGACACTGCACCGAGCCTATTCGGCCTTGGCGAGCGATCCCGCATCGGAAGACGTTCTGATGCCCATCTACAGAGCAGCGGCCGCGGAGGCCGCGCGAACCGAAGACCGCCCGCAAGCGGCACCGAAGAGGAGCAACGGATAA
- a CDS encoding glycosyltransferase family 2 protein: MTFNRSEKLSKVIDAVMAQTVRPDAIYVIDNASTDDTGDVVAAKADDTLRYVRLPENVGGAGGFHAGMKQAYELGVDFLWIMDDDAYPEPDALKILLNGISDFEERFRWRPSFACSQVKWIDGTLCEMNTPGPVWDWPRFYSAETPYFLVRSCSFVSVLIPRWAVEKHGLPIKDYFIWYDDAEYTQRIAKSYPGIFCPNSIIIHDTPENKGVNYGLVNEQNLWKFRYGARNETSFRRREQGWPGVLAFAYQVHRQMRGNNVAWTLRRRIYRAIAEGIAFRPGIEMVSKTPGRA; encoded by the coding sequence GTGACCTTCAACCGGTCGGAAAAGCTGTCCAAGGTGATCGACGCGGTCATGGCGCAGACGGTGCGCCCGGATGCGATCTATGTGATCGACAATGCGTCGACCGACGATACCGGCGATGTCGTCGCGGCCAAGGCGGACGACACGCTGCGCTACGTCCGCCTGCCCGAGAACGTCGGTGGCGCGGGCGGCTTCCATGCGGGCATGAAACAGGCTTACGAACTCGGCGTCGATTTCCTTTGGATCATGGACGACGACGCGTATCCAGAACCCGACGCGCTAAAGATCCTCCTGAATGGGATATCCGATTTCGAGGAACGGTTCCGCTGGCGGCCGAGCTTCGCCTGCTCCCAGGTGAAGTGGATCGACGGCACCTTGTGCGAAATGAACACCCCCGGCCCGGTCTGGGACTGGCCGCGTTTCTACTCGGCCGAGACGCCTTATTTTCTGGTCAGGTCCTGCTCCTTCGTTTCCGTACTCATCCCCCGATGGGCGGTGGAAAAGCACGGATTGCCGATCAAGGATTATTTCATCTGGTACGACGATGCCGAATATACGCAGCGCATCGCGAAGTCATACCCCGGGATCTTCTGCCCTAACAGTATCATCATCCACGACACCCCCGAGAACAAAGGTGTCAACTACGGTCTGGTGAACGAGCAAAACCTATGGAAATTCCGCTACGGCGCCCGGAACGAAACCTCCTTCCGCCGGCGGGAGCAGGGCTGGCCGGGCGTCCTGGCGTTCGCATACCAGGTTCACCGCCAAATGCGGGGCAACAACGTCGCATGGACGTTGCGCCGACGGATCTATCGGGCGATAGCCGAGGGTATTGCATTTCGGCCGGGTATCGAAATGGTCTCCAAAACGCCAGGCCGCGCCTGA
- a CDS encoding sulfotransferase: MTYGRSGSTLLQKIVQTIPDSHFVGENHNLIEQIWNTARRAWLIKNTWGREEQPSSHPWYGADKVRPVRFVEGLIDAFIDHILQPPATVRWFGFKEIRYNAFGDDFPEVLDFMARHFKNAHFIFNSRNAHDVAKSAWWKDWQTEEVVKMVETMDMRFRAYCEAHPETTFHVSYDTLVKDHSVVRALFEKFGEPCDEETYESIFATQLTH, encoded by the coding sequence GTGACATACGGACGGTCGGGTTCGACGCTTCTGCAGAAAATCGTTCAGACCATACCTGACAGCCACTTCGTCGGCGAGAACCACAATCTGATCGAACAGATCTGGAACACGGCGCGCCGGGCGTGGCTGATAAAGAATACGTGGGGACGGGAAGAGCAGCCCTCCAGCCATCCGTGGTACGGCGCCGACAAGGTACGGCCGGTCCGCTTCGTCGAAGGTCTCATCGACGCCTTCATCGACCACATCCTTCAGCCCCCGGCGACCGTACGCTGGTTCGGCTTCAAGGAAATCCGTTACAATGCGTTCGGTGATGATTTCCCGGAAGTTCTCGATTTTATGGCGCGGCATTTCAAGAATGCGCATTTTATCTTCAATTCACGCAATGCGCACGATGTCGCCAAATCCGCCTGGTGGAAAGACTGGCAGACCGAAGAAGTCGTAAAGATGGTTGAAACGATGGATATGCGGTTTCGCGCCTACTGCGAAGCACATCCGGAAACGACGTTCCATGTGAGCTACGACACACTCGTTAAAGACCATTCGGTGGTCAGAGCCCTGTTCGAAAAGTTTGGCGAACCCTGTGACGAAGAAACTTATGAAAGCATCTTTGCAACCCAACTGACACATTGA
- the trpS gene encoding tryptophan--tRNA ligase codes for MTDAANASFKPRIFSGIQPSGGLTLGNYLGALKRFVEKQDEGIETIYCLVDLHAITVWQDPERLRAQTREAAAAFIAAGIDPTRSILFNQSQVSAHAELAWILNCVARIGWMYRMTQFKDKTAGKNAENSSLGLLAYPSLMAADILLYHATMVPVGEDQKQHLELTRDIAAKFNHDYKVDFFPITEPLIEGAATRVMSLRDGTKKMSKSDPSDASRINLTDDADAIAQKIRKARTDAEPLPETLAELKDRPEARNLVNIYAALAGEAPEAVLERFAGHGFGAFKPALAELAVATLAPISGEMKRLMADPAEIDRTLGEGAERADAIAQPILAQTLDIVGMIRSRAD; via the coding sequence ATGACCGACGCCGCCAATGCCAGTTTCAAACCGCGCATCTTTTCCGGCATCCAGCCGTCGGGCGGGCTGACGCTCGGCAACTACCTCGGCGCACTGAAGCGGTTCGTGGAAAAGCAAGACGAGGGGATCGAAACGATCTACTGCCTCGTCGACCTTCACGCGATCACGGTCTGGCAGGACCCCGAGCGCCTGCGCGCCCAGACGCGCGAGGCGGCGGCAGCCTTCATCGCGGCGGGCATCGACCCCACCCGCTCCATCCTCTTCAACCAGAGCCAGGTCTCGGCCCATGCCGAGCTTGCCTGGATCCTCAACTGCGTCGCGCGCATCGGCTGGATGTACCGGATGACGCAGTTCAAGGACAAGACAGCCGGCAAGAACGCGGAGAACTCCTCGCTCGGGCTTCTGGCCTATCCCTCGCTGATGGCGGCGGACATCCTGCTTTACCACGCAACCATGGTCCCTGTGGGCGAGGATCAGAAGCAGCACCTTGAGTTGACCCGCGACATCGCCGCGAAGTTCAACCACGACTACAAGGTGGATTTCTTCCCCATCACCGAGCCCCTGATCGAGGGTGCGGCGACGCGGGTGATGAGTCTGCGCGACGGCACGAAGAAGATGTCGAAGTCCGATCCTTCGGATGCGAGCCGCATCAACCTGACCGACGATGCCGATGCCATCGCGCAGAAGATCCGCAAGGCCCGGACCGATGCCGAACCGCTGCCCGAGACGCTGGCCGAACTGAAGGACCGGCCCGAAGCACGCAACCTCGTCAACATCTACGCCGCCCTCGCCGGCGAGGCGCCCGAGGCAGTGCTGGAACGCTTCGCGGGCCACGGTTTCGGCGCCTTCAAGCCCGCGCTGGCCGAGCTTGCGGTGGCGACCCTGGCGCCGATCTCGGGCGAGATGAAGCGGCTGATGGCCGATCCGGCCGAGATCGACCGCACGCTTGGCGAGGGCGCCGAGCGCGCCGATGCGATCGCACAGCCGATCCTCGCGCAGACGCTCGACATCGTCGGGATGATCCGGTCGCGAGCGGATTGA
- a CDS encoding rhomboid family intramembrane serine protease: MRPGYDETPVNPLPPVVWLLVLPIVAMEVVLNAGTMGLAGGPDAIGWRSDALQRFALSPEMLDQMIATGQFSLDYVIRFVSYAFVHGNLTHAIFATVFILALGKFVGEVYGFWSVLTVFLGAVIAGGLAYSLVPGLRMALYGAYPGAYGLIGAFTFILWARLGAAHANRARAFTLIGFLLGIQLVFGALFGGAPDWIADLAGFGAGFLLSFVVGPGGPAHLLRLIRQR, from the coding sequence ATGCGGCCAGGCTATGACGAGACGCCGGTCAATCCCCTCCCGCCGGTGGTCTGGCTTCTGGTGCTGCCCATCGTCGCGATGGAAGTCGTGCTGAACGCCGGCACGATGGGGCTCGCCGGTGGCCCGGACGCGATCGGCTGGCGCAGCGACGCGCTCCAGCGCTTCGCTCTGTCGCCCGAGATGCTCGACCAGATGATCGCCACGGGGCAGTTCAGCCTGGACTATGTGATCCGCTTCGTCAGCTATGCCTTCGTCCACGGAAACCTGACCCACGCGATCTTTGCCACAGTCTTCATCCTCGCGCTCGGCAAGTTCGTGGGGGAGGTCTACGGGTTCTGGTCGGTGCTCACGGTCTTTTTGGGCGCGGTCATTGCGGGCGGACTTGCCTATTCGCTGGTGCCGGGGCTCAGGATGGCACTTTACGGCGCCTATCCGGGGGCTTACGGCCTGATCGGGGCCTTCACCTTCATCCTCTGGGCGCGGCTCGGGGCTGCGCATGCGAACCGCGCGCGGGCCTTCACGCTGATCGGATTCCTTCTTGGCATCCAGCTTGTGTTCGGGGCGCTTTTCGGCGGGGCGCCGGACTGGATCGCCGATCTTGCGGGCTTCGGCGCCGGTTTCCTTCTGTCCTTCGTCGTGGGCCCCGGCGGCCCGGCACATCTGCTCCGGCTGATCCGTCAGCGCTGA
- the murJ gene encoding murein biosynthesis integral membrane protein MurJ: protein MKPIRLIRGFLTVGAWTLLSRIVGFVRDVLIAAYLGTGPVAEAFLVAFTLPNMFRRFFAEGAFNTAFVPLFSKKLEAGEDPKGFAEDAFAGLAFVVLLVSIVAMVAMPWLVLAMASGFAGDERLPLAVEYGRICFPYILFISLTALLSGLLNAGGRFIAAAGAPVLLNVIFIGAMVTADWSGWDMGLTMAWATPVTGLAQLALVWIAAARMGFPLRLKRPRMTPDLRRLLTIAGPAVLAGGVVQINLLVGRQVGSFFEGAIAWLSYADRLYQLPLGVVGIAIGIVLLPDLSRRLKAEDTFGSRYALSRATEFALFLTVPAGVALMVIPLPLIAVLYERGAFTGADSAPTALALAVYGAGLPAFVLQKVLQPLYFAREDTKTPFRFAVWSMVINAGLAIGLAPFLGFIAAALGTTLAGWAMTAQLWLGTRHMGDAARADDRLRSRLPRTIAASVVMGLFLWGAETALADQLSSHGHRYWALAVLVLAGMAVYGATAYLLGAFRISDFRSGLSRQR from the coding sequence ATGAAGCCGATCCGGTTGATACGCGGCTTCCTGACGGTGGGGGCCTGGACCTTGCTGAGCCGCATCGTCGGCTTCGTCCGCGACGTGCTGATCGCCGCCTATCTTGGCACCGGGCCGGTGGCCGAAGCGTTCCTTGTGGCCTTCACGCTGCCGAACATGTTCCGCCGCTTCTTCGCCGAGGGCGCCTTCAACACCGCCTTCGTGCCGCTCTTTTCCAAGAAGCTCGAAGCAGGCGAAGACCCGAAGGGTTTTGCCGAGGATGCCTTCGCCGGCCTCGCTTTTGTCGTGCTTCTCGTCTCCATCGTCGCGATGGTGGCGATGCCGTGGCTGGTGCTCGCCATGGCCAGCGGTTTCGCCGGGGACGAGCGTCTGCCGCTCGCGGTCGAATACGGGCGGATCTGCTTTCCCTACATCCTCTTCATCTCGCTGACCGCCCTTCTGTCAGGGCTTCTGAACGCCGGCGGTCGGTTCATCGCGGCGGCCGGGGCGCCGGTCCTTCTCAACGTGATCTTCATCGGCGCGATGGTGACGGCGGACTGGTCCGGCTGGGACATGGGGCTGACGATGGCCTGGGCGACGCCCGTCACCGGCCTTGCCCAGCTTGCGCTCGTCTGGATCGCGGCCGCGCGGATGGGCTTCCCGCTGCGCCTGAAACGCCCCCGGATGACACCCGATCTTCGCCGTCTTCTGACCATTGCCGGACCTGCGGTTCTGGCTGGCGGCGTGGTGCAGATCAATCTTCTCGTCGGACGACAGGTCGGCAGCTTCTTCGAAGGCGCCATTGCCTGGCTTTCCTATGCCGACCGGCTTTATCAACTGCCGCTCGGCGTTGTCGGCATCGCCATCGGCATCGTGCTTCTGCCCGACCTCTCGCGCCGGCTGAAAGCCGAGGACACGTTCGGCAGCCGCTATGCGCTGAGCCGCGCGACGGAATTCGCCCTGTTCCTCACCGTGCCGGCCGGGGTGGCACTGATGGTGATCCCGCTGCCGCTGATCGCCGTCCTCTATGAACGCGGGGCCTTCACCGGGGCCGACAGCGCGCCCACCGCGCTGGCGCTCGCCGTCTATGGCGCGGGCCTACCAGCCTTCGTCCTGCAAAAGGTGTTGCAGCCGCTCTACTTCGCACGCGAGGACACGAAGACGCCGTTCCGCTTCGCCGTCTGGTCGATGGTGATCAATGCGGGGCTTGCCATCGGCCTCGCCCCCTTCCTCGGCTTCATCGCCGCCGCGCTCGGCACCACGCTGGCCGGCTGGGCGATGACGGCGCAACTCTGGCTCGGAACCCGGCATATGGGGGATGCCGCCCGCGCAGACGACAGGCTGCGCTCCCGCCTGCCCCGCACCATCGCGGCGTCAGTCGTGATGGGGCTGTTCCTCTGGGGGGCCGAGACCGCACTCGCCGACCAGCTCTCCTCCCACGGCCACCGCTACTGGGCGCTTGCGGTGCTGGTTCTGGCCGGAATGGCCGTCTACGGCGCCACCGCCTACCTTCTCGGCGCCTTCCGGATCTCGGACTTCCGCTCGGGACTGTCGCGTCAGCGCTGA